The genomic window gtagagcgaacagtctatgacttgggtggctggagtctttgaatgtttttaggaccttcctcagacaccgcctggtatagaggtcctggatggcagggagctcggccccagtgatgtactgggctgtacgcactaccctctgtagcgccttgcggtcgaatGCCAAGCAATtcccataccaagcggtgatgtagccagtcaagatgctctcaatggtgcagttgtataaccttttgaggatctgacggcccatgcaaaatcttttcagcctcctgagggggaagaggcattgttgtgCCTTCACCACTGTGTTGgtatgtgtggaccatgttaattccttagtgatgtggacaatgaggaacttgaagctgtcgACCCACTCCACTATAGCCCTGTGGAGGGGGCGTGGTCGGTCCTCGGTTTCCTGTAGtgcacgatcagctcctttgtcttgctgacgttgagggaaaggttgttgtcctggcaccacactgccaggtctctgacctcctccctataggctgtctcatcgtcgtcggtgatcaggcctaccaccatcgtgttGTCAGCaagtttaatgatggtgttggagtcgtgcgtggccacgcagtcgtgggtgaacggggagtacaggaggggactgagcacgggGGTAAGAGCGTTgcgcatgctgtcaattaacttctgggccacatcctgactgatggcagcccattcttgcataatcaatgcttggagtttgtcagaattggtgggtttttgtttgtccacctgcctcttgaggatcgaccacaagttctcaatgggattaaggtctggggagtttcctggccatggacccgaaatttcaatgttttgttccccgagccacttagttatcacttttgccttatggcaaggtgctccatcatgctggaaaaggcattggtcgtcaccaaactgttcttggatggttgggagaagttgctctcggaggatgtgttggtaccattctttattcatggctgtgttcttaggcaaaattgtgagtgagcccactcccttggctgagaagcaaccccacacatgaatggtctcaggatgctttactgttggcatgacacaggactgatggtagcgctcaccttgtcttctccggacaaggtcttttccggatgccccaaacaatcggaaaggggattcatcagagaaaatgactttaccccagtcctcagcaggccaatccctgtaccttttgcagaatatcagtctttCCCTTAttttttttcctggagagaagtggcttcattgctgcccttcttgacaccaggccatcctccaaaagtatttgcctcactgtgcgtgcagatgcactcacacctgcctgctgacattcctgagcaagctctacactggtggtgccccgatcccgcagctgaatcaattttaagagacggtcctggcgcttgctggactttcttgggcgccctgacgccttcttcaccacaattgaacctctctccttgaagttcttgatgatccgataaatggttgatttaggtgcaatcttactagcagcaatatccttgcctgtgaagccctttttgtgcaaagcaatgatgacggcacgtgtttccttgcaggtaaccatggttaatagaggaagaacaatgatttaaaGCACCactctccttttaaagcttccagtctgttattctaactcaatcatcatgacagagtgatctccagccttgccctcgtcaacactctcacctgtgttaacgagataatcactgacatgatggcagcaggtccttttgtggcagggctgaaatgcagtggaaatatttttgggggattaagttcattttcatggcaaagagggactttgcaattcatctgatcactcttcatgacattctggagtatatgcaaattgccatcatttcatttacattttacattttagtcatttagcagacgctcttatccagagcgacttacagttagtgagtgcatacataatttttttatactggccccccgtgggaatcaaacccacaaccctggcgttgcaaacgccatgctctaccaactgagctacacccctgccggccattccttcccctaccctggacgacgctgggccaattgtgcgccgccccatgggtctcccggtcgcggccggttacgacagagcctggattcgaaccagaaacaaaactgaaacagcagactttgtgaaaattagtatttgtgtcattctcaaaacttttaacCACAACTGTAGTtacacaggtgacatgctggtaaaaatgaggtaaaacggatttcagtttccctgcattaaatcaCAGGCCACAAGAAGCACACTATTGAAATGCTCACAATATTGTTTCTACTCTTTGGGCTGATGATTGAATACAAAGTAGCCTATCGTTCGTCTCATTTGACCATCTGACTACAATGTTTCATTTACGGTGTTATTTGTGAGGTTTCCCTCCATGTCCTTTGACATTGTAAGTAAGTCAATAAGTCACCTGGAGGGTAAAGGAGATTCCAGGATCTGCTGTTTGAAGCAACTGATGTGACAAACACCATGCATATGCGTGCTATACTGACTGTAACTACTCCATCAATTAATTAAGTCAGTGGTGTACTATTGTCAGTATGTTTCACATACACACTCCACtgctttacaattttttttatttttttaagccaGCTTTCTCTGGAAACTGCAAGAATGGTCCTTCCTCCTGTGCAAACAAAAAGGGCCCCAGAGCGCCACCCCTATTAATTCACAGTAAGCATAGGAGTGTTCAAAGTCCTTGCATGCAATCCCTGTTAAACAATCAATCAACAGACAGGAGAGGGGTGCTGGGTGTCACACAGTGActgttttgtttggaacatcTCTCTAGTGTAGCTGGCACTGAGGCTTCCCTGTGTGAAAACTCTTAAACCCTTTTGTACCAAGAACTGTCATCGTAAGTGAAAATAatcccaacccccccaaaaaacaaggCATCTCCTGTGCCTAGGATTGTGTAAAATGTGTGATGTTGGGCACAGATCTTCTCTCCCTGTGCATTAATTTGATGATCTGGCTGTGCACAACTATCAGTGTCACAGTCAGTGTGTGTTTTAAAATAACCAAGCAGGTAGTGTTGTCATGCTGGCCTCTTGCCCTCAAACAGACTTCAGACACAAAGGTGCCTCAGTAAAGTGAGAATCAGGCCCTCTTGTTTACACGCCATTTCTAACAAAACTAGCAAACCTGCCAGTAATGACTGTAGCAGTGATGTCATAGTGGCTCTGAGAGCCGTTCACAGCAAAGCCCATTGCCTGTATTGTAATTAAACCTACACAGTATCTTTCCCACTCTACTAGTATCAATGGCTGCATCTATGCCACAACAGCTGCTCTGCACTGTCAAAGCTTGTATTCAGATAGCTAATGGATTCATCTGGGAAATGTCAGGAAGTCCTGCAGTAGGTGTTTGAAGCATCTGTAGATTATTCTTTGTGTTATAAATTATTATACACCAGGCCAACACATTGTTGGAAATGTTGATGGGTCAGATAAGGTCGTCAATGTATTAAGTGTCACCAGCTCACTCCTGTTTTCATGGCTGAGTGACTATGCAAATATGGATGGATGCACCAGCACACCAAGATCAACATGACATAATAATCACATCACAAATAATCACAGAAAAATTATGGCTGCAAATAGTAATCCTCTTTTACCTATTGTCTAATGATATTTAATCCCCACAATTTAAATTcactaacacaacaatacattCCGTACAAATATTTGAGGCAGCATTCCTTTACTTTAATCGTTTTGGACGTAATTTTGGTATGTGATCTACCAAAGAATGTCTTGACGTCAGACTGTACCTGACACCAAAAAAGCCTTGTCCCTTTGTCTAAAtgtatttttctttctttctttctttctttctttctttctttctttctttctttctttctttctttctttctttctttctttctttctttctttctttctttctttctttctttctttctttctttctttctttctttctttctttctttctttctttctttctttctttctttctttctttctttctttctttctttctttctttctttctttctttctttctttctttctttctttctttctttctttctttctttctttctttctttctttctttctttctttctttctttctttctttctttctttctttcgcaGAATGTTGACCTTGCTCAGGGAGCTCAGTGACTGGGTCTGGCAGGACCGGCTGTGGTTCCCAGCGGGCCTGGGTTGGGCCGACCTCAAGGACCGGGATGGCCAAGTCTTCGCTAAAGGAAGGGATCTCTGGGTCATCTTCCCCATCGCAGTATGCTTCCTGATTATCCGACAGATATTTGAGAGGTCAGTACTCAAGGCCCAATACCAATAATcctttgggccctggtcagaagtagtgcactataaagggaatagggtgtcatttaggacaAAACCAATACCTCCCCCTCCTCACATTGCAATGGCCTCGCTATGTTCCATTATTTTTGCTGTTGTTTTTGACCCGTATTGCTCAAATATTGTTTGCCTGTTCATCTAGCTATGTTGACTTATGTGTTCACTGCAACAACCAGAACTGATTTACAGTCCCTACAacactttcctctcctcctttgctTCCTTTGACTATCCAGGACCGTAGCCGTTCAACTTGCCTCTTTACTTGGAGTGAGGGAGAAACCGCGTGTCAGAGCTGCTCCCAACATCACACTGGAATCCTTTTTCTGCAATGCATCAAAGTTCCCCTCACAGGTAATTGCACAGCATAACTGTAATGCCAACACCTTCCTAATCCTACATGTAGGAAACTACCATACAGTTCCACTGACCAAATCCAAGTGACCACTCAGTTCAATAGTTCACACAAATGCCACACAACTCCTTAGTCAAATCCAGGCACGATTCCTACATTAAATCAACcattatttaaagtgcatttaaaatcGCAACACACTTTACAGTAAAACAATATAATGAAGGAGACATTAGCACATAAGATGTTGAAGGGATAATCCACCCCAAACCACTAATTCCTatgattaacatttacatttacttcatttagcagacgctcttatccagagcgacttacaattagtgagtgcatacattattttatttttttatattttatttttttataccccccgtgggaatcgaacccacaaccctggcgttgcaaacgccatgcactaccaactgagctacatcccctgccggccattccctcccctaccctaacgacgctgggccaattgtgtgccgccccatgggtctcccggtcgcggccggctacggcagagcctggattcgaaccaggatctctagtggcacagctagcactgcgatgcagtgccttagaccactgcgccactcgggagacaacagtgttaaataacactaatatgtgaaaacaacaatgttttttgtgaacaaatgtttcattttgttgttataacaaggttggtagcaacatgtgaaaatcattggaaatctgttgcagttcAAGTCGACTACAAACCCCACAATGCAATGTTCTCTCTGGGCTGGTTGGCtagctaaactcagcaaaaaaagaaacgtcctcttactgtcaactgcgtttattttcagcaaacttaacatttgtaaatatttgtatgaacataacaagattcaacaactgagacataaactgaacaagttccacagacatgactaacagaaattgaataatgtgtccctgaacaaaggggggatcaaaatcaaaagtaacagtcagtatctggtgtggccaccagctgcattaagtactgcagtgcatctcctcctcatggactgcaccagatttgccagttcttgctgtgagatgttaccccactcttccaccaaggcacctgcaagttcctggacatttctggggggaatggccctagccctaaccctccgatccaacaggtcccagacatgctcaatggggttgagatccgggctcttcgctggccatggcagaacactgacattcctgtcttgcaggaaatcacgcacagaatgagcagtatggctggtggcattgtcatgctggagggtcatgtcaggatgagcctgcaggaagggtaccacatgagggaggaggatgtcttccctgtaacgcacagcgttgagattgcctgcaatgacaacaagctcagtccgatgatgctgtgacacaccgccccagaccatgacggaccctccacctccaaatcgaccCCGCTCTAGAGTACAGGCCTCGGATTAACGCTCATTcctcgacgataaacgcgaatccaacAATCACCccaggtgagacaaaaccgtgactcgtcagtgaagagcactttttgccagtcctgtctggtccagcaacggtgggtttctgcccataggcgacgttgttaccagtgatgtctggtgaggacctgccttacaacatgcctacaagccctcagtccagcctctctcagcctattgcggacagtctgagcactgatggagggattgtgcgttcctggtgtaacttgggcagttgttgtttccatcttgtacctgtcccgcaggtgtggtgatcggatgtaccaatcctgtgcaggtgttgttacacgtggtctgccactgcgaggacgatcagctgtccgtcctgtctccctgtagtgctgtcttaggcgtctcacagtacagacattgcaatttattgccctggccacacctgcagtcctcatgcctccttgcagcatgcctaaggcacgttcacgcagatgagcagggaccctgggcatctttcttttggtgtttttcagagtcagtagaaaggcctctttagtgtcctaagttttcataacggtgaccttaattgcctaccatctgtaagctgttagtgtcttaacgaccgttccacaggtgcatgttcattaattgtttatggttcattgaacaagcatgggaaaccgtgtttaaaccctttacaaagaagatctgtgaagttattttgatttttacaaattatctttgaaagacagacgtttctttttttgctgagtttagttagcaaacgtagctacactACACACAAAAATACCAAAGTCAATATTAGCATGTGAAGtaactagctagctgtaaaatcgctTGAAaaaaactgcactatcaatttaggagtctaacTTGCAGTTCATCCTTCCCATGTTTCCCAGAGACACACACGGTGCATTGAAAGATGGTACTTGAAGGAGAAACTGAgggtgcattcgtaaattcactctagCTATCAACTCCGGTTTCAGAGCACtatcgtctgagtgtgccagagagcagaataactgaggaatttacgAATGCgtaacacccattgaatatgaccggtgtcagtcaACGTTGGCAAAAAAAACGTAATTAAATTATTGCCtgcagcacagttagtcaccaaTGCTCTAGATGACATGTAAAcaacctaaccagctctgctaaggTGAGTAAAATGGTAAGAGGGAGTTGTTCTCTCATtcgtgtctggaagtagctagctagctagctagctagctagctagccaactttagccagttagcttaggtgcttgactgccgttgtgaggtcagatcgctcggatcaaccctactggacaatctgacaaccctctgaatttacgaacggccaaagcgcactctgagcgcactcaggcactccagagtgaatttacgaacacaccctgaGTTGAATAATTTGGTAAACTGTTTAGATTGAGCACATCTAAGCGAAATATATACTGTACTTCGTCATGACGATATAAACGGATGGATATGTTCTAGACAAGTAAACCATCTATTGGCTAATTTGGCGATCTGGGGTGAAGGTAATTATTTTAAAAGCGTTATGAAATGTGATGTTGTGTTATCTCCTGTGACGAGAACCATGTAGCTATGACACATTCATACACAATTTCCTGATTTCACAGAAGGACCACAAAGAGGTTTAATCATTGTGCGATCCGGAatggctcataggagcaggagcctatctcctgtttctgtagcgtgaggcagcttgatgtacaagtataCCCCCTGAACAGGACGCTAGTCTAGctcagggccttacccccaatttACAGTCTGgactcccaaccttccaatctcagggcggacactctaatcacaaggccactgagttggtacACTGATTAAACATAGGCCTTCACCAAATTGACAGGAGtttcatattattatttattttggggGGTAGATTATCCCTTTAATTTAAGTCTGTTGCTCTTTAACCCTCGTTTCACTCTGTCAGAGTTCAGTGGAGGAGTTAACTAAACAGTCGGCCTGCTCGGTGCGGCAGGTCCAGAGGTGGTTCCGGCGGCGGAGGAACCAGGAACGGCCGAGCCAGATCAAGAAGTTCCGGGAAGCCAGGTACCCTCAGCAGCAAAGTGCAAACCCACAAGCCTTATGTTTCTATCTGTGGTTATACAGTTGGAGGCTACAGTCATTTCtgtattgaatatggttgaaatcAATTGTTTTAGCAAAGAAAGTATAGTACCGCTAACTGAAATGAATAGTAGCGGAGCAGATGAAAATGGTTGAATGGAACTTGCACTTGCCAACATTTAATGAATTAAACAACCCTTATTTATTTCCGACGTGGGCGTATTTCTATTGTGTAACATGTTAGGTGTCATGTGCCTTCTGTAAAAGTGCCTGTTATTGTCTTTACCGTGATTTGACGCGAGTCTTATTCACCTGATCAAAATACAAGCTCTCTTGTATAGTTTACAGGTAGTTGTAGCTTATGTTTTACTTTGTCTTGAAGGAGCCGTAGTTTGCATTGTCTATCTGTGTGTACATATGACATTGTTGTAAGCTGTGTGAAATTGTGTTCTGTTCATATGGGGTTTCTGAGGTTGCTGTGTGTTCTCTTACAGTTGGAGATTTACCTTTTACCTTCTTGCTTTCATTGCTGGCCTGGGTGCCCTAATTGATGTGAGTACCACCATTTACTGTTGGCATATATTTTCTCTAGCAATGCTTTGCCTCTgtaatgttttatacatttgagTGTGCCAttttgtgtttgttgtgtttgagACCGAAATCCTCACTAATATGTGAATCTCTTCCCAGAAACCATGGTTCTATGACATGGAGGAGATGTGGAATGGCTTCCCCACACTGGTATGTCCATTCTGTGTCAccttttttcatcatattttctATAAGACTGTTGGTCTCTAAATCTTAAATTGGTTTTAAATGTTTAGTTGGTCACAAGCAAAGGAGTTTTCAAAGGTTTCCAGTACGTGCTTGTTTATCAAATTGAATGAGCTGCCTGATAGAAGATACCAGCTTGGCATTTCTAGACACCTTTTCTAAATGTTACGAAAATGTAGGCATGTACTActttaagtcactttggataGAAGTGTGTGCTAAATaccatatttttttatattcaaTGTTTGGTCTTCCCTCTTATAGCCACTGCTGCCTTCTCAGTACTGGTACTACATGATTGAGCTGGGATTCTACATATCACTGCTCTTCAGTGTGGCAACAGATATCAAGCGCAAAGTAAGTGGAGCCTAATTCAGAAacctttacaatttacatacagtaccattaCAATGGCAACAGGAGAGACTGTTGTCaagagggcagagggagagagaagacatAGCTAACCACATCTCTGCAGATGTCAGTTTGGGTATCACAACTAAGTTATATGACCTTCAGTTCACCACAAAAAATATAGTAGTTTCGGTTGTAAGTAATTTCCCCTCTtccttgttgtgtgtatgtctcAGGCAGGGAGGGGTGTTGATGTGTCTAGGGCATCTGTGGGTTAATGTGTGACTGGCGCACTGTGGAAAGGTATGGCAGTGGAGACTGATTGACCATGTTCTCCAGCCGTATTTATTTTCCAGCCGGCGAGTCCAAATGAAAGGTGGCAACTCTTCAAAACAGTCAGCAGACTTGACTGAAATCCAGTCCTGTTTGTCGGTTGATTTGACAGACACAAGGAATTAATAGGGCTGATCCAAAACAATGGTTTTAGAGACTTGTTTGGGATAACTTTTTTGTTGTTACATTAGCTCTAATTGCAGTGGAATTCCGAATTGGGCATTTTTGCTCGCCTCAAGCTCATGGCTAGGGTTTTTAGTTCAGTTGTAATTGGAAAGTGCACATGGATACATGCACTCAGTGTTTCCATTATCCATTTAGGCACATTAATAAATTGGCGACAGCCTGTATGACTTCCCATCTGTTTCATGTGTCAGGtagccagcatggatagaatgcaagtATGTACTAATTTGCCATGTAATAATTCTCATGTGCGAACTATCGCCACGGTCTGTgtcatggtgaaacttgcactcctgtagatctgaaataat from Coregonus clupeaformis isolate EN_2021a chromosome 17, ASM2061545v1, whole genome shotgun sequence includes these protein-coding regions:
- the LOC121586323 gene encoding ceramide synthase 2, coding for MLTLLRELSDWVWQDRLWFPAGLGWADLKDRDGQVFAKGRDLWVIFPIAVCFLIIRQIFERTVAVQLASLLGVREKPRVRAAPNITLESFFCNASKFPSQSSVEELTKQSACSVRQVQRWFRRRRNQERPSQIKKFREASWRFTFYLLAFIAGLGALIDKPWFYDMEEMWNGFPTLPLLPSQYWYYMIELGFYISLLFSVATDIKRKDFKEQIVHHVATILLISFSWLVNYIRAGTLIMLVHDASDYLLESAKMFNYAGWRKTCNYIFILFAAVFILTRLVILPFWIIHTTWVYPLTLYPPFFGFYFFNGLLFVLQCLHIFWAGLILRMAIKFLPGNDIVEDERSDREETESDEEDEDHEKMKNGFVQNGNGHTVHNNNHRHSKME